A stretch of Bombina bombina isolate aBomBom1 chromosome 2, aBomBom1.pri, whole genome shotgun sequence DNA encodes these proteins:
- the LOC128648135 gene encoding LOW QUALITY PROTEIN: magnesium transporter NIPA2-like (The sequence of the model RefSeq protein was modified relative to this genomic sequence to represent the inferred CDS: inserted 1 base in 1 codon), which yields MSQDRGKYDFYIGLGLAISSSIFIGGSVILKKKGLLRLARKGSMRAGQGGHAYLKEWLWWAGLLSMGAGEVANFAAYAFAPATLVTPLGTLSVLVSAILSSYFLNEKLNLHGKIGCLLSILGSTVMVIHAPQEEVIETLNQMAIKLADPGFVLFATAVVIVSLILIFVIGPRHGKSNILVYISICSVIGALSVSCVKGLGIAIKEXLAWILLLSLIVCVSTQINYLNRALDIFNTSLVTPIYYVFFTTSVLSFSAILFKEWQHMSVNDMIGTFSGFLTIIVGVFLLHAFKDVSITLSNLPVSLRKDERLLNGNLSTNIYEHLNCDEESQLGDNELAMNETTASRRNGNMTSF from the exons ATGAGCCAAGACAGAGGGAAATATGATTTCTACATTGGACTTGGATTGGCAATCAGCTCAAGTATTTTCATTGGTGGAAGTGTTATCTTGAAAAAGAAGGGGCTTCTCCGGCTAGCAAGAAAAGGATCTATGAGAGCAGGGCAAGGTGGCCATGCATATCTCAAGGAATGGTTGTGGTGGGCCGGACTTCTCTCAATGGGAGCTGGTGAAGTTGCAAACTTTGCGGCATATGCTTTTGCACCTGCTACACTGGTTACTCCTTTAGGCACTTTAAGTGTTTTAGTCAGTGCCATCCTGTCATCCTACTTCTTAAATGAGAAGCTAAATCTTCATGGTAAAATTGGATGTTTACTGAGCATACTGGGCTCTACAGTCATGGTCATTCATGCACCACAGGAAGAGGTGATCGAGACCTTGAATCAAATGGCCATTAAGCTAGCAGATCCAGGTTTTGTACTCTTTGCAACGGCAGTTGTAATTGTCTCACTCATATTGATATTTGTTATTGGACCTCGTCATGGAAAGTCAAATATTTTGGTTTATATCAGCATATGCTCAGTGATTGGAGCTCTGTCTGTGTCCTGCGTAAAAGGATTAGGCATTGCCATAAAGG CTCTGGCATGGATCCTATTATTAAGCCTTATAGTTTGCGTAAGCAcccaaataaactatttaaataggGCTTTGGATATATTCAACACTTCATTAGTGACTCCAATTTACTATGTTTTCTTTACCACTTCAGTTCTCTCATTCTCAGCTATTCTCTTTAAAGAATGGCAGCACATGTCTGTGAATGACATGATTGGCACATTCAGTGGTTTCCTTACAATAATTGTTGGGGTCTTTTTATTGCACGCATTTAAAGATGTCAGTATCACTTTATCAAATCTACCCGTGTCTCTAAGAAAGGATGAGCGGCTGTTAAATGGAAATCTTTCCACCAACATTTATGAGCATCTAAATTGTGATGAGGAAAGCCAGCTTGGTGACAACGAACTTGCAATGAATGAGACCACTGCGTCTCGAAGAAATGGAAACATGACCTCCTTCTAA